The nucleotide window CGCCCCCCGCCCACTTCTCGTGGTGGTGAAGGACGATCCCCTTGATCTCGGGAGTGGCCCAGCGGTGGTTCTGGATGAGGCGCAGCCCCTTCTCGGAGTGGGTCTTCATGACCGCGAACTCCGCCTCGGTCAGCTTCCCCGGCTTGTTGAGGATGAAGTCGGGGATGAGGTTCTTCCCCACGTCGTGAAGGAGCGCGCCGATGCCAAGCAGGCGCAGCTTGTCGACGGGGTAGCCGAGGGTGACTCCCATCAGGAGGCTCAGGCTCATGACGTTGGCGGAGTGGGCGTAGGTGTACTCGTCGTAGACGCGCAGATCGCAGAGACTGTTGAGGATCTCCTTGTTCATGACGATCTCTTGGAGCGTGGTCTGCACGCACGAGTCGGCCTTCTCGAAGTCGATGGAGGCCGACTCCTTGTAGGTGTTGGCGATCTCGCGGATCGAGGCGACGTTGTGGGTGACCACGTCGCGCGCCAGCTTCTCGATCCGGCTCTCGGCGAAGCGCGACAGGGCGCCGGTCTCGGCGCGCGACGGCGCGGGCGCCGGGGTCGAGGCCGGCTTGGGGGCGTCGCCCGCGCCGAAGAGGCGTCCCAGCGGGCCGGTCTTCGCCGGCTGGCGTACCGGGGCGGCCAAAGGGCGCGGGGTGGCCTGCACCGGCTGGGCCTGGAAGTTGATCACCGCCACCGAGTCGATCCCCGCGCGGTAGAGCAGCGAGAGGTTCTGGGGGGTGATGGCGGTGCCGGGCCCGAGCAGCTGCTGCCGGTTGGCAGGGTGGAACACTGGCTCGGCCAGGACCATCCCGGGCTGCAGGGCTTCGAGGGGGGTGCGAATCGACGTGCTCATGCGAATCCGTCAACCATTTCTGAATCGTGCCGGCGAGGGAGAC belongs to Pantanalinema sp. and includes:
- a CDS encoding HD domain-containing phosphohydrolase, which encodes MSTSIRTPLEALQPGMVLAEPVFHPANRQQLLGPGTAITPQNLSLLYRAGIDSVAVINFQAQPVQATPRPLAAPVRQPAKTGPLGRLFGAGDAPKPASTPAPAPSRAETGALSRFAESRIEKLARDVVTHNVASIREIANTYKESASIDFEKADSCVQTTLQEIVMNKEILNSLCDLRVYDEYTYAHSANVMSLSLLMGVTLGYPVDKLRLLGIGALLHDVGKNLIPDFILNKPGKLTEAEFAVMKTHSEKGLRLIQNHRWATPEIKGIVLHHHEKWAGGGYPYGLKGNDIPEMARAVAICDVWDALISNRVYKKGMPPNQAYRIMLEGMDTHFERRMVWAFQNFIVPYPKNALVLLNSGEIAKVAQVNREDATRPVVEMDGQLIDLAKHGRLVIQDLYRPEIKA